The following are encoded together in the Lathyrus oleraceus cultivar Zhongwan6 chromosome 3, CAAS_Psat_ZW6_1.0, whole genome shotgun sequence genome:
- the LOC127131404 gene encoding uncharacterized protein LOC127131404 codes for MAPFASRTHGPSWFTTSLEDAVKNANTEIKEIWRAFLLPRLLVSRILPVKSHVSVERKVAKKEKPVAKASSNTASKPTTSSSQGVPSGAAPEKTKKSSKGSGKPPLTPKKRKAFTANIILVEDDEEDTPPTPLKKKQKKNKATVAPFQTHKPQGVGTNILPPLPKKTPSQPSSGAALKHIGSNASDPEAQQDKATTPLISTANQSDPSSGMNPSPPPIISGAIQNKGSSIGAQNLEADNAQNEEETSSPGEEGKRDSKHVDEKESAGKEDSEDTPSNSPARVMFPSDDADEDDQDSDEIEGYFQEDEDMIVGEVDTEGSQTGTGDATVDTVPNPTKVRPSITQTSPIPLTEEEKKALKQNYPLKYVRNNVGASFSIKKLISKINITACPTDVGEALIDIQNLLDQVCVEYHREVDAKAKLLSTEKAQATEFDNALRTSQASKELAASRKSAQAEFDTYNASIRLWESHIAELQKKISDAKAKQAAIQGLDSTEADDLAKQSVDHVEKATTMNEDIARLRGVQAAVQYKIGLAKKKYDRMRATIPF; via the exons CTGTCGAAAGGAAGGTGGCGAAGAAAGAGAAGCCTGTGGCGAAGGCTAGTTCAAATACTGCTTCCAAGCCAACTACCTCTTCAAGCCAAGGAGTGCCTTCTGGTGCTGCTCCAGAAAAAACGAAGAAGAGTTCAAAG GGTAGTGGCAAGCCTCCCTTGACACCCAAGAAAAGAAAAGCCTTCACTGCTAATATAATTCTTGTTGAAGATGACGAAGAGGATACTCCTCCAACTCCACTCAAGAAAAAGCAGAAGAAAAATAAGGCAACAGTTGCCCCTTTCCAAACACATAAACCACAAGGTGTCGGAACCAACATTCTCCCTCCTCTTCCAAAGAAAACTCCATCCCAACCCTCTAGTGGCGCAGCGCTGAAGCATATTGGGAGCAATGCTTCTGATCCTGAGGCTCAACAG GACAAAGCCACCACTCCCCTCATTTCTACTGCCAATCAAAGTGATCCTTCGAGCGGCATGAATCCATCTCCTCCTCCAATAATCAGTGGTGCTATCCAAAACAAAGGATCTTCGATTGGAGCTCAAAATCTTGAAGCAGATAACGCCCAAAACGAAGAAGAAACCTCTTCTCCTGGTGAAGAAGGTAAAAGAGATTCGAAGCACGTTGACGAGAAGGAATCAGCAGGGAAAGAAGATTCTGAGGATACTCCTAGTAATTCTCCTGCAAGAGTTATGTTCCCTTCAGATGATGCTGATGAGGATGATCAAGATTCTGATGAGATTGAGGGGTATTTTCAGGAAGATGAAGACATGATTGTGGGAGAAGTTGATACTGAAGGAAGTCAAACTGGAACTGGTGATGCCACCGTCGACACGGTCCCAAATCCAACTAAAGTTCGACCATCCATCACCCAGACTTCACCTATTCCACTCACTGAGGAGGAGAAAAAAGCTTTAAAACAAAATTATCCCCTTAAGTATGTGAG GAATAATGTGGGAGCGAGCTTTAGCATAAAGAAGCTGATAAGCAAGATTAACATCACTGCTTGCCCCACTGATGTAGGTGAAGCCCTTATCGACATTCAGAACCTACTTGATCAAGTTTGTGTTGAATATCATAGGGAGGTGGATGCCAAAGCTAAGCTTCTATCAACTGAAAAAGCTCAAGCCACTGAGTTTGACAATGCTCTTCGAACCTCACAAGCTTCTAAGGAGTTAGCCGCTTCCAGAAAATCAGCCCAAGCAGAGTTCGATACTTACAATGCTTCGATACGTCTCTGGGAATCTCATATTGCAGAATTGCAGAAGAAGATTTCTGACGCTAAGGCGAAGCAGGCTGCTATCCAAGGCTTGGATAGCACTGAAGCTGATGATCTGGCGAAGCAAAGCGTAGATCATGTCGAAAAGGCTACAACTATGAATGAAGATATTGCCCGCCTCAGAGGGGTTCAAGCGGCTGTTCAGTATAAGATTGGCTTGGCGAAGAAAAAATATGATCGGATGAGGGCCACTATTCCTTTTTGA